Below is a window of Diaminobutyricibacter sp. McL0608 DNA.
CGAAAACCGACGCCGCACGGCATTTCGCGGCGAAACTCCAGTTCGAGACCGACCCGTCCGACGTCCACGCGGCCATCGAGAACGGCGAGAGATTCGTCCTGGTCGACACCCGCGGTGAGGCCGCCTGGCGCCAGGGCCGGGTTCCCCAGGCCATCCACCTGCCGACGGCGGAGATCGCAGAGCGAGCTTCCGACCTCTTCGACCCGTCGACGCCGGTCGTCGTCTACTGCTGGGGGCCCGGATGCAACGGCTCGACCAAGGCGGCGCTCCAGTTCAGCCTGCTCGGGTACGACGTGCGGGAGATGATCGGGGGCTTCGAATACTGGGCTCGCGAAGGCCTGCCCGTGGTCGACGACGACGGGCCGGTGGTACGTGAGACGGACGAACTGACCGCTCCGGTCGGAGCCGGCGCGATCGACTGCGCCTGCTGAGCGTCACGTGTTGAAGCGGAGTCCGAAACCCTC
It encodes the following:
- a CDS encoding rhodanese-like domain-containing protein, which gives rise to MTSKTDAARHFAAKLQFETDPSDVHAAIENGERFVLVDTRGEAAWRQGRVPQAIHLPTAEIAERASDLFDPSTPVVVYCWGPGCNGSTKAALQFSLLGYDVREMIGGFEYWAREGLPVVDDDGPVVRETDELTAPVGAGAIDCAC